Proteins encoded in a region of the Nocardia asteroides genome:
- the rpsR gene encoding 30S ribosomal protein S18 codes for MAVKRAPSKKVRAEQARRPKKNPLIAAGIETVDYKDVNLLRTFISDRGKIRSRRVTGLTPQQQRQVAVAVKNAREMALLPFTSR; via the coding sequence ATGGCAGTCAAGCGAGCACCGTCTAAGAAGGTTCGCGCCGAGCAGGCCCGCCGTCCGAAGAAGAACCCGCTCATCGCCGCCGGCATCGAGACGGTCGACTACAAAGACGTGAACCTGCTGCGTACGTTCATCTCCGACCGCGGCAAGATTCGCAGCCGCCGGGTCACCGGGCTCACCCCGCAGCAGCAGCGCCAGGTCGCTGTCGCGGTGAAGAACGCCCGCGAGATGGCGCTGCTGCCGTTCACCAGCCGGTAG
- the rpmF gene encoding 50S ribosomal protein L32, which yields MAVPKRRMSRSNTRSRRSNWKAAPVDLVPVTVGGVVHKVPRRLVAAVRRGLIDVERL from the coding sequence ATGGCGGTACCGAAGCGGAGGATGTCGCGGTCGAACACCCGCAGCCGCCGGTCGAATTGGAAGGCCGCGCCGGTGGACCTGGTCCCGGTGACCGTCGGGGGCGTCGTGCACAAGGTGCCGCGCAGGCTGGTCGCCGCGGTGCGCCGCGGTCTGATCGACGTCGAGCGGCTGTAG
- a CDS encoding type B 50S ribosomal protein L31 yields the protein MKKGIHPDYHPVIFEDASTGKRFLTRSTATSARTVEWTDGNTYPLLTVDVTADSHPFWTGAHRVLDTQGRVEKFERKYGKRARKES from the coding sequence ATGAAGAAGGGGATCCATCCGGACTACCATCCGGTGATCTTCGAGGACGCGAGCACCGGCAAGCGGTTCCTCACCCGGTCCACGGCCACCAGTGCGCGCACGGTGGAGTGGACCGACGGCAACACCTACCCGCTGTTGACGGTGGACGTCACCGCCGACTCGCACCCGTTCTGGACCGGCGCGCACCGCGTGCTGGACACCCAGGGGCGTGTGGAGAAGTTCGAACGCAAATACGGCAAGCGCGCGCGGAAGGAGTCCTGA
- a CDS encoding LysM peptidoglycan-binding domain-containing protein: MVDTLRVGEELGRGQSLQGGAYRLTLQDDGNLVLSEPDGNVVWATQTHDQGVERAVLQDDGNFVLYKADGAAWATETNGQAAERLVVQADRNVVLYGADGIALWASGTHTDSPLPAPEAEPVQEQEQVAAPAAEEVPPPPPAPEPRTYTVEPGDTLWAIAEHFYGDGNRYQEIADASGIPNPDAINPGQVLTIP; the protein is encoded by the coding sequence GTGGTCGACACGCTGCGCGTAGGCGAAGAACTCGGGCGGGGCCAGTCCCTCCAGGGCGGGGCTTACCGCCTCACCCTGCAGGACGACGGCAATCTAGTGCTGTCCGAGCCGGACGGGAATGTAGTGTGGGCCACCCAAACTCATGACCAGGGCGTGGAGCGGGCGGTGCTGCAGGACGACGGCAACTTCGTCCTCTACAAGGCAGATGGCGCCGCATGGGCCACCGAGACCAACGGCCAGGCGGCCGAGCGGCTGGTCGTGCAGGCCGATCGCAACGTCGTGCTGTACGGCGCCGACGGCATTGCGCTGTGGGCTTCCGGCACCCACACCGACTCGCCACTGCCCGCCCCGGAGGCGGAACCGGTGCAAGAGCAGGAGCAGGTCGCGGCTCCGGCCGCCGAGGAGGTGCCGCCTCCGCCGCCGGCCCCCGAGCCGCGCACCTACACCGTGGAGCCGGGTGACACCCTGTGGGCGATCGCCGAGCACTTCTACGGCGACGGCAATCGTTACCAGGAGATCGCGGACGCCAGTGGCATCCCGAACCCGGACGCGATCAACCCCGGCCAGGTGCTGACCATTCCGTAA
- the rpmB gene encoding 50S ribosomal protein L28, translating into MSAHCQVTGRKPGFGKSVSHSHKRTSRRWNPNVQRKTYYLPSEGRRVTLTVSAKGIKTIDRDGIEAVVARLRARGEKI; encoded by the coding sequence ATGTCGGCCCACTGCCAGGTCACCGGGCGCAAGCCCGGGTTCGGCAAGTCCGTGTCGCACTCGCACAAGCGGACCAGCCGCCGCTGGAACCCCAACGTCCAGCGCAAGACCTACTACCTGCCCAGCGAAGGCCGGCGCGTCACGCTGACCGTCTCCGCCAAGGGCATCAAGACCATCGACCGGGACGGCATCGAGGCCGTGGTGGCCCGGCTGCGGGCTCGCGGCGAGAAGATCTGA
- the rpmG gene encoding 50S ribosomal protein L33, with the protein MASKSTDIRPIVKLKSTAGTGYTYVTRKNRRNDPDRLVLRKYDPVVRKHVDFREER; encoded by the coding sequence ATGGCGTCGAAATCCACCGACATCCGCCCGATCGTCAAGCTGAAGTCCACGGCGGGCACCGGTTACACCTACGTGACCCGCAAGAATCGCCGCAACGACCCCGACCGCTTGGTCCTGCGCAAATACGATCCGGTCGTGCGCAAGCACGTCGACTTCCGCGAGGAGCGCTGA
- the purH gene encoding bifunctional phosphoribosylaminoimidazolecarboxamide formyltransferase/IMP cyclohydrolase, which translates to MSERRPISRALVSVYDKTGLVELATGLHAAGIELVSTGSTAGRIADVGIPVTKVEDLTGFPETLDGRVKTLHPRVHAGILADSRKQEHVDQLVELGVEAFQLVVVNLYPFTQTVASGATPDECVEQIDIGGPSMVRAAAKNHPSVAVVVDSGDYDDVLAAVKSGGFTLAERTALAAKAFQHTASYDVAVASWMTNVLTGDGAADETTIRFPEWLGGTWERSAVLRYGENPHQSAALYTNGDGSLGLAQARQLHGKEMSYNNYVDADAAWRAAYDHEDPAVAIIKHANPCGIALGADIAEAHRKAHACDPVSAFGGVIAANRQVTVEMAEQVAEIFTEVIVAPSYADGAVEVLQRKKNVRILVAEPPRRAGAELRPISGGALLQQRDVLDAPGDDPAGWTLAAGEPADAETLADLAFAWRACRAVKSNAILLAHDGASVGVGMGQVNRVDAVGLAVQRAGDRAKGSVAASDAYFPFPDGPQTLIQAGVRAIVQPGGSVRDQETIDIAREAGVTLYLTGARHFAH; encoded by the coding sequence GTGAGTGAACGCAGGCCGATCAGCAGGGCGCTGGTGAGCGTCTACGACAAGACGGGTCTGGTGGAGCTCGCGACCGGTCTGCACGCCGCGGGCATCGAGCTGGTCTCGACCGGGTCGACCGCGGGAAGGATCGCGGACGTGGGCATCCCGGTGACCAAGGTCGAGGACCTGACCGGGTTCCCGGAGACCCTCGACGGCCGGGTCAAGACGCTGCACCCGAGGGTGCACGCGGGCATCCTGGCGGACTCGCGCAAGCAGGAACACGTCGATCAGCTCGTGGAGCTCGGCGTCGAGGCGTTCCAGCTGGTGGTGGTCAACCTCTACCCGTTCACCCAGACCGTGGCGAGCGGTGCGACCCCCGACGAGTGCGTGGAGCAGATCGATATCGGCGGGCCGTCCATGGTGCGCGCCGCGGCGAAGAACCATCCTTCCGTCGCGGTGGTCGTCGACAGCGGCGACTACGACGACGTGCTGGCCGCGGTGAAGTCCGGCGGTTTCACCTTGGCCGAGCGTACGGCCCTGGCCGCCAAGGCTTTCCAGCACACGGCGAGTTATGACGTGGCGGTCGCGAGCTGGATGACCAACGTGCTGACCGGCGACGGCGCCGCCGACGAGACGACGATCCGGTTCCCCGAGTGGCTCGGCGGCACCTGGGAGCGGTCGGCGGTGCTGCGCTACGGCGAGAATCCGCATCAGTCCGCCGCCCTGTACACCAACGGCGACGGCAGCCTCGGCCTGGCGCAGGCACGGCAGTTGCACGGCAAGGAGATGTCGTACAACAACTACGTCGACGCCGACGCCGCCTGGCGCGCCGCCTACGACCACGAAGACCCGGCGGTTGCGATCATCAAGCACGCCAACCCGTGCGGCATCGCCCTCGGCGCCGATATCGCCGAGGCGCACCGCAAGGCGCACGCCTGCGACCCGGTCAGCGCGTTCGGCGGGGTCATCGCGGCCAACCGTCAGGTCACCGTGGAGATGGCCGAGCAGGTCGCCGAGATCTTCACCGAGGTGATCGTCGCGCCGTCCTACGCCGACGGCGCGGTGGAAGTGTTGCAGCGCAAGAAGAACGTGCGCATCCTCGTCGCCGAGCCGCCGCGGCGCGCAGGCGCGGAGCTGCGCCCGATCAGCGGCGGCGCCCTGCTGCAGCAGCGTGACGTGCTGGACGCTCCGGGCGACGACCCGGCCGGTTGGACCCTGGCAGCGGGCGAGCCCGCCGACGCGGAAACACTCGCCGATCTGGCGTTCGCTTGGCGCGCTTGCCGGGCGGTGAAGTCCAACGCGATCCTGCTCGCGCACGACGGCGCTTCGGTCGGCGTCGGCATGGGGCAGGTCAACCGGGTGGACGCGGTCGGCCTCGCGGTACAGCGGGCCGGTGACCGCGCCAAGGGTTCGGTGGCGGCCTCCGACGCCTATTTCCCGTTCCCGGACGGGCCGCAGACTTTGATCCAGGCCGGTGTCCGCGCCATCGTCCAGCCCGGCGGTTCGGTGCGCGACCAGGAGACCATCGACATCGCCCGTGAGGCAGGCGTCACCCTCTATCTCACCGGGGCACGCCACTTCGCGCACTGA
- the sucD gene encoding succinate--CoA ligase subunit alpha — translation MSIFLNKDSKVIVQGITGGEGTKHTALMLKAGTKIVGGVNARKAGTTVAHTDSEGNAVELPVFGTVAEAIKETGADVSIAFVPPKFAKDAIIEAIDAEIPLLVVITEGIPVQDTAYAWAYNVEKGAKTRIIGPNCPGIITPGESLVGITPANITGKGPIGLVSKSGTLTYQMMYELRDFGFSTSIGIGGDPVIGTTHIDAIEAFEKDPETKLIVMIGEIGGDAEERAAAYIKANVTKPVVGYVAGFTAPEGKTMGHAGAIVSGSSGTAQAKKDALEAAGVKVGKTPSETAALAREILEKASISA, via the coding sequence ATGTCTATCTTCCTGAACAAGGATTCCAAGGTCATCGTCCAGGGCATCACCGGCGGCGAGGGCACCAAGCACACCGCGCTGATGCTGAAGGCGGGCACCAAGATCGTGGGCGGTGTGAACGCGCGCAAGGCGGGCACCACCGTCGCGCACACCGACTCCGAGGGCAACGCGGTCGAGCTGCCTGTCTTCGGCACCGTCGCGGAGGCCATCAAGGAGACCGGCGCCGACGTGTCCATCGCGTTCGTGCCGCCGAAGTTCGCCAAGGACGCCATCATCGAGGCCATCGACGCGGAGATCCCGCTGCTCGTGGTCATCACCGAGGGCATCCCGGTGCAGGACACCGCGTACGCGTGGGCCTACAACGTGGAGAAGGGCGCCAAGACCCGGATCATCGGCCCCAACTGCCCCGGCATCATCACCCCCGGCGAGTCGCTGGTCGGCATCACCCCGGCCAACATCACCGGCAAGGGCCCGATCGGCCTGGTCTCGAAGTCCGGCACGCTGACCTACCAGATGATGTACGAGCTGCGCGACTTCGGCTTCTCGACCTCCATCGGCATCGGCGGCGACCCGGTCATCGGCACCACCCACATCGATGCCATCGAGGCGTTCGAGAAGGACCCGGAGACCAAGCTGATCGTGATGATCGGCGAGATCGGCGGCGACGCCGAGGAGCGGGCCGCGGCCTACATCAAGGCCAACGTCACCAAGCCGGTCGTCGGCTACGTGGCGGGCTTCACCGCCCCCGAAGGCAAGACGATGGGCCACGCGGGCGCCATCGTGTCCGGCTCGTCGGGCACCGCCCAGGCGAAGAAGGACGCGCTCGAGGCTGCGGGCGTGAAGGTCGGCAAGACGCCGTCCGAGACCGCCGCGCTGGCTCGCGAGATCCTGGAGAAGGCCAGCATCAGCGCCTGA
- a CDS encoding DUF5336 domain-containing protein has translation MSYPTGGSGYNTPSPSAPSSQSPATGGASAGSSATGSDAKGLPFFLVVGVAALGVLNFLLGFLPFLGSKPIDFGGTRVSGPESANLFEVASGAPLLGLLLLGALLAGLSLLPKQNWIGAAAAASTAGFLALLFQSFNFGEGSELKVGAYILLVLAFVQAAVAIAATLFDAGILKAPAPRPATAPAGFGQGGYGQQPSYGQGQQSYGQPGQSGYGASPYGQSGYGAQSAPPQFPSQAGQPSPYGQSQPGYGQAQQGQGQQGQYGQQPSPYGQSQPTTAYGASQQPGSPYGAQPRPDESATQHFGGQQQSGQQAPYGSGYGQQQAQPSQQNKPFGGETGSDPSSDATQAFRPSDDNNK, from the coding sequence ATGTCCTACCCGACCGGGGGCTCCGGGTACAACACACCCTCGCCCTCAGCGCCATCCAGCCAGAGCCCGGCAACCGGTGGTGCCAGTGCAGGTTCGAGCGCTACCGGTTCCGATGCCAAAGGTCTGCCGTTCTTCCTGGTGGTCGGCGTAGCAGCGCTCGGCGTGCTCAATTTCCTGCTCGGCTTCCTGCCGTTCCTCGGCAGCAAGCCGATCGATTTCGGCGGCACCAGGGTCAGCGGACCGGAGTCGGCCAACCTCTTCGAGGTGGCCTCCGGCGCGCCGCTGCTCGGCCTGCTGTTGCTGGGCGCCCTCCTCGCAGGCCTGTCGCTGTTGCCGAAGCAGAATTGGATCGGCGCGGCCGCCGCGGCGTCGACCGCGGGCTTCCTCGCGCTGCTGTTCCAGTCGTTCAACTTCGGTGAGGGCAGCGAGCTGAAGGTGGGCGCGTACATCCTGCTCGTGCTCGCCTTCGTGCAGGCCGCGGTGGCGATCGCCGCGACGCTGTTCGACGCGGGCATCCTCAAGGCGCCCGCGCCGCGCCCGGCCACCGCGCCGGCCGGATTCGGTCAGGGCGGCTACGGCCAGCAGCCGTCGTACGGTCAGGGACAGCAGTCTTACGGCCAGCCGGGCCAGTCCGGCTACGGAGCCAGCCCTTACGGGCAGTCCGGCTACGGCGCGCAGTCCGCTCCGCCGCAGTTCCCGTCCCAGGCGGGGCAGCCATCGCCCTACGGGCAGAGCCAGCCGGGCTACGGTCAGGCCCAGCAGGGGCAAGGTCAGCAGGGCCAGTACGGCCAACAGCCCTCGCCCTACGGGCAGAGCCAGCCGACCACTGCCTACGGCGCATCCCAGCAGCCGGGTTCGCCCTACGGCGCGCAGCCGCGCCCGGACGAGAGCGCGACCCAGCACTTCGGTGGACAGCAGCAGTCCGGTCAGCAGGCGCCCTACGGTTCGGGCTACGGACAACAGCAGGCGCAGCCGAGCCAGCAGAACAAGCCGTTCGGCGGTGAGACGGGCAGCGATCCTTCCTCGGACGCCACCCAGGCATTCCGTCCCTCGGACGACAACAACAAGTAG
- a CDS encoding GTP-binding protein yields MAAGTVVVRHDLAQLREGIVHRTVRTATRETSAVLELAHGCVSCTLRMDLLPLLCTLARRESVDRIVLALDPAFEAEAVCHAIEQVVVADVHGRVDGPAGSDVRVEAVLTCLDADRWLADATGEETLAERGLAAADDDRTVAQVAVGQVDFADAVIALGAADEHAAVLADASADRGKLAAVLARLVPGAPVAWVDEPGAVTPALVETLLTRVPADSRRGRIFDAHAPLLRGRPPLTSDYGVELVEFAAARPFHPVRLHEALDVLLDGVVTARGRIWLATQPDEVVWLESAGGGLRVGGAGRWLAAMSEDELAEADPERRAMAALRWDERFGDRDISLSILVHEADPAEIREALHWALVEDDELRLVERAPERVAQWEDPFGEWHADPCADGDEAGQPVEDAKSPRGEAK; encoded by the coding sequence ATGGCTGCGGGCACCGTCGTGGTCCGCCACGATCTGGCCCAGCTGCGGGAGGGCATCGTGCATCGCACGGTGCGAACCGCGACGCGGGAAACCTCGGCCGTGCTCGAGCTCGCGCACGGCTGTGTCTCCTGCACGCTGCGCATGGATCTGCTCCCGCTGCTGTGCACGCTGGCCCGACGCGAATCGGTGGACCGCATCGTGCTCGCGCTGGACCCGGCGTTCGAGGCCGAAGCCGTGTGCCACGCCATCGAGCAGGTCGTGGTCGCCGACGTGCACGGCCGCGTCGACGGACCGGCCGGGAGTGACGTACGGGTGGAGGCGGTATTGACCTGCCTGGACGCCGATCGGTGGCTGGCTGACGCGACCGGGGAGGAGACACTCGCCGAACGCGGCCTCGCCGCTGCCGACGACGACCGGACGGTGGCGCAAGTCGCGGTCGGTCAGGTCGATTTCGCCGATGCCGTCATCGCGCTCGGCGCCGCGGACGAGCACGCGGCGGTGCTCGCCGACGCATCGGCCGACCGGGGCAAGCTCGCGGCCGTACTCGCCAGGCTGGTCCCCGGCGCGCCGGTCGCCTGGGTGGACGAGCCGGGCGCGGTCACGCCCGCCCTGGTCGAAACGCTGCTCACACGCGTCCCGGCTGATTCCCGACGCGGCAGGATCTTCGACGCGCACGCACCGCTACTGCGTGGCCGTCCGCCCCTGACCAGCGACTACGGCGTCGAACTCGTGGAGTTCGCCGCGGCGCGGCCGTTCCATCCGGTTCGCCTGCACGAGGCGCTGGACGTGCTGTTGGACGGTGTCGTGACCGCGCGCGGGCGCATCTGGCTGGCCACCCAGCCCGACGAGGTGGTGTGGCTGGAATCCGCGGGCGGTGGCCTGCGGGTGGGCGGCGCGGGACGCTGGCTGGCCGCGATGTCGGAGGACGAGCTGGCCGAAGCGGATCCGGAGCGCCGGGCCATGGCCGCCCTGCGCTGGGACGAGCGGTTCGGGGACCGGGACATCTCGCTGTCGATCCTGGTGCACGAGGCCGACCCGGCGGAGATTCGCGAGGCATTGCACTGGGCTCTGGTGGAGGACGACGAACTGCGGCTGGTCGAGCGCGCGCCGGAGCGCGTAGCGCAGTGGGAGGACCCGTTCGGCGAATGGCACGCCGACCCGTGCGCCGACGGCGACGAGGCCGGACAGCCTGTGGAGGACGCGAAAAGCCCGAGAGGAGAAGCGAAATGA
- the purN gene encoding phosphoribosylglycinamide formyltransferase, translating to MDRRSRALTSPYASWKPTATPATVVVLASGTGSLLRALLDAASEPGYPAKVVAVGVDRLCAATTHADAEGVPHFRVAVKDFPDRAAWDVELTEAVAAHQPDLVVSAGFMKLLGPAFLDRFGGRIINTHPALLPAFPGAHGVRDALAYGARVTGCTVHLVDEGVDTGPILAQEAVPVLAGDDEATLHERIKVVERRLLAEVVAAVATRGIVSDGRKAVIPDERVLR from the coding sequence ATCGATCGCAGGAGTAGAGCGCTGACGTCCCCGTATGCCTCGTGGAAGCCCACAGCGACGCCGGCCACCGTCGTCGTGCTGGCGTCGGGCACCGGTTCGCTCCTGCGCGCCCTGCTGGACGCCGCGTCCGAACCCGGCTACCCGGCGAAGGTCGTCGCGGTCGGGGTCGACCGGCTCTGCGCCGCAACCACCCACGCGGACGCCGAGGGCGTGCCGCATTTCCGGGTGGCGGTGAAGGACTTTCCCGACCGTGCCGCATGGGATGTCGAGCTCACCGAAGCGGTCGCCGCGCACCAGCCCGATCTGGTGGTGTCGGCGGGCTTCATGAAGCTGCTCGGTCCCGCCTTCCTGGACCGGTTCGGCGGCCGGATCATCAACACCCACCCCGCGCTGCTGCCCGCCTTTCCCGGCGCGCACGGTGTACGTGACGCGCTCGCCTACGGCGCGCGGGTCACCGGCTGCACCGTGCATCTGGTCGATGAGGGCGTGGACACCGGGCCGATCCTCGCGCAGGAGGCGGTGCCGGTGCTGGCGGGTGACGACGAGGCCACCCTGCACGAGCGCATCAAGGTTGTCGAGCGACGGTTGCTGGCGGAAGTCGTCGCCGCCGTCGCGACGCGAGGCATTGTCTCCGACGGACGAAAGGCAGTTATCCCAGATGAGCGAGTTCTCCGGTGA
- the sucC gene encoding ADP-forming succinate--CoA ligase subunit beta has translation MDLFEYQAKELFVKHGVPSSEGRVTDTAEDARAIAAEIGKPVMIKAQVKAGGRGKAGGVKYAATPDDALTHAQNIIGLDIKGHITKKILVAEAKDIAEEYYISFLLDRANRTYLAMCSVEGGMEIEEVAATKPERLAKVPVDAVKGVDLAFARSIAEQGHLPADVLDTAAVTIQKLWEVFVAEDATLVEVNPLVRTPQDEILALDGKVTLDENAGFRHPEHEAFADKDATDPLELKAKENDLNYVKLDGSVGIIGNGAGLVMSTLDVVAYAGEGHGGVKPANFLDIGGGASAEVMAAGLDVILNDEQVKSVFVNVFGGITACDAVANGIVKALEILGDNANKPLVVRLDGNRVDEGRQILVDAAHPLVTLAQTMDEGADKAAELAAAR, from the coding sequence ATGGATCTCTTCGAATATCAGGCGAAGGAGCTCTTCGTTAAGCACGGAGTGCCTTCGTCCGAGGGCCGCGTCACGGACACGGCCGAGGACGCCCGCGCGATCGCGGCGGAAATCGGCAAGCCGGTGATGATCAAGGCCCAGGTGAAGGCCGGTGGCCGCGGCAAGGCGGGTGGCGTCAAGTACGCCGCCACCCCGGACGACGCGCTCACGCACGCGCAGAACATCATCGGCCTGGACATCAAGGGCCACATCACCAAGAAGATCCTCGTCGCCGAGGCCAAGGACATCGCGGAGGAGTACTACATCTCCTTCCTGCTGGACCGGGCCAACCGGACCTACCTGGCCATGTGCTCGGTCGAGGGCGGCATGGAGATCGAAGAGGTCGCCGCGACCAAGCCGGAGCGGCTGGCGAAGGTGCCCGTCGACGCGGTCAAGGGCGTCGACCTGGCGTTCGCGCGCTCGATCGCCGAGCAGGGCCACCTGCCCGCCGACGTGCTGGACACCGCGGCCGTGACCATCCAGAAGCTGTGGGAGGTGTTCGTCGCCGAGGACGCCACCCTGGTCGAGGTCAACCCGCTGGTGCGCACCCCGCAGGACGAGATCCTCGCACTGGACGGCAAGGTCACCCTCGACGAGAACGCCGGATTCCGCCACCCGGAGCACGAGGCGTTCGCGGACAAGGACGCGACCGACCCGCTCGAGCTGAAGGCCAAGGAGAACGACCTCAACTACGTCAAGCTCGACGGTTCGGTCGGCATCATCGGCAACGGCGCGGGTCTGGTCATGTCGACCCTGGACGTCGTCGCCTACGCGGGCGAGGGCCACGGCGGCGTGAAGCCGGCCAACTTCCTGGACATCGGCGGTGGCGCCTCGGCCGAGGTGATGGCCGCCGGTCTCGACGTCATCCTGAACGACGAGCAGGTCAAGAGCGTGTTCGTCAACGTGTTCGGCGGGATCACCGCCTGTGACGCGGTCGCCAACGGCATCGTGAAGGCGCTGGAGATCCTGGGCGACAACGCGAACAAGCCGCTGGTGGTCCGCCTCGACGGCAACCGGGTGGACGAGGGTCGCCAGATCCTCGTCGATGCCGCGCACCCGCTGGTGACGCTGGCGCAGACAATGGACGAAGGCGCCGACAAGGCCGCCGAACTGGCAGCCGCCCGATAA
- the rpsN gene encoding 30S ribosomal protein S14 yields MAKKSKIARDQQRREIVARYAARRAELKELIRKPGTPASARADAQAELRRQPRDASPVRLRNRDAADGRPRGHLRKFGLSRVRVREMAHRGELPGVHKSSW; encoded by the coding sequence ATGGCCAAGAAGTCGAAGATCGCACGCGACCAGCAGCGCAGGGAGATCGTGGCGCGTTACGCCGCGCGGCGCGCCGAACTGAAGGAGCTCATCCGGAAGCCGGGCACGCCGGCGTCCGCGCGCGCGGACGCCCAGGCCGAACTGCGACGCCAGCCGCGCGATGCCAGTCCGGTACGATTGCGCAATCGGGACGCCGCCGACGGACGACCGCGCGGTCATCTCCGGAAGTTCGGACTCTCCCGTGTGCGTGTACGCGAGATGGCCCACCGGGGCGAGCTGCCCGGTGTGCACAAATCGAGCTGGTAG
- a CDS encoding DUF6350 family protein, with the protein MSSSRNSSTRRIGGSRASRPHPDADEAGFLSLTPERSRVLIAVAGRPSAFGLTTLVVLVLAALLASGSDLAGVSGAIAASWLGVHQVPLVIDKTSLGLLPLLPTALLVWLAARESARAVEPHCTRADLGWIVGAAVGGPLLVTSVCLAVTEDASGVIALQPPNTLAAFAWVTALYLLAAAIGIAVRIRRQLFVLLRLPDWAVSGLYGAGRSVLRLLGCATAVVVVSFLAHIGRLGDMYQSAGNAGGVLGLTLLSLAYLPNLVIQTVGVLVGSSAQIGAASFGVFSVVGGPIPAFPLLTAVPTGPAAGWWPVLLLVPAAVGVLGGLDLARTSTDRITAPWATLTSAALAASALTVAGTVAGGELGTIGRVGLDLPVFTLITFAWLAIPGYAGLAFARWFLVPVGVPPADYTDPYDEYYDEDAYYEADERDYYEDDDRYEDDDYDYDYRYDDYDRPQLEAPLDAELVDEAPAIETGGRYRDHPTPDIVDAEVVETDLPESGGVDGR; encoded by the coding sequence ATGAGCTCCTCCAGAAACTCCTCGACCCGCCGGATCGGCGGGTCGCGCGCGTCGCGACCGCACCCCGATGCGGACGAAGCCGGGTTTCTGTCCCTCACCCCGGAGCGGTCCAGGGTTCTCATCGCGGTCGCGGGCCGCCCTTCGGCCTTCGGGCTGACCACCCTCGTCGTCCTGGTGCTCGCCGCGCTGCTGGCATCGGGCAGCGATCTCGCCGGTGTCTCGGGAGCGATCGCCGCCTCCTGGCTGGGGGTGCACCAAGTTCCGCTGGTGATCGACAAGACCTCGCTCGGCCTGCTCCCGCTGCTGCCGACCGCGCTGCTGGTGTGGCTGGCCGCGCGGGAAAGCGCGCGCGCCGTGGAACCGCACTGCACCAGAGCCGATCTCGGGTGGATCGTCGGCGCCGCCGTGGGCGGTCCGCTGCTGGTCACCTCCGTCTGCCTCGCGGTCACCGAAGACGCTTCCGGTGTCATCGCGCTGCAACCGCCGAACACGCTCGCCGCGTTCGCGTGGGTTACAGCGCTGTACCTGCTGGCCGCCGCCATCGGTATCGCCGTCCGTATCCGGCGACAGCTGTTCGTGCTTCTGCGCCTGCCCGATTGGGCCGTCTCCGGACTCTACGGCGCGGGCCGCTCCGTCTTGCGCCTGCTGGGTTGCGCCACGGCGGTCGTCGTCGTCTCGTTCCTCGCGCACATCGGCCGGCTCGGCGACATGTACCAGTCGGCGGGCAACGCCGGGGGCGTCCTCGGACTGACGCTGCTCTCACTGGCCTATCTGCCGAACTTGGTGATCCAGACCGTCGGTGTGCTGGTCGGTTCCAGCGCGCAGATCGGCGCAGCCTCCTTCGGGGTGTTCTCCGTCGTCGGCGGCCCGATCCCGGCTTTCCCGCTGCTCACCGCGGTGCCGACCGGTCCGGCGGCGGGATGGTGGCCGGTGTTGCTGCTGGTTCCCGCCGCGGTCGGCGTGCTCGGCGGGCTGGACCTCGCCCGCACCTCCACCGACCGCATCACCGCGCCGTGGGCCACGCTCACTTCCGCCGCGCTCGCCGCGTCGGCGCTGACGGTGGCAGGCACGGTCGCGGGCGGCGAACTCGGCACGATCGGCCGGGTGGGCCTGGACCTGCCGGTCTTCACCCTGATCACGTTCGCCTGGCTGGCGATTCCCGGCTATGCGGGCTTGGCGTTCGCGCGCTGGTTCCTCGTGCCGGTCGGCGTCCCGCCTGCCGACTACACCGATCCGTATGACGAGTATTACGACGAGGACGCCTACTACGAGGCGGACGAGCGTGACTACTACGAAGACGATGATCGTTACGAGGACGACGACTACGACTACGACTACCGCTACGACGACTACGACCGGCCGCAACTGGAAGCCCCGCTGGACGCAGAACTCGTCGACGAAGCGCCCGCGATCGAGACCGGCGGCCGCTACCGCGACCACCCCACACCGGACATCGTCGACGCCGAGGTGGTCGAGACGGACCTGCCGGAGAGTGGCGGGGTGGACGGTCGTTAG